A window of Exiguobacterium sp. FSL W8-0210 contains these coding sequences:
- a CDS encoding lipid II:glycine glycyltransferase FemX — protein sequence MMSLSDERLIRDPREWDALVATYQLDCYYEHAYFELAKEHDEIPELFYYPTEFGTLIYPYLRRRIPGTLFEDITTPYGYGGPSFKGIWSLDQIREARERFERYCNETGIVTETVRFHPLLHNQELGQYWCHQTEILQPTVTLELTDPFEMIESDFSQMTRRNIRKARREGVTIRLGRPEEYRDFARLYQMTMDKHQADARYYFDQTYFDHFADGRIKNVLLLAEHDGRIIAGCIVLTGRQFAHYHLGASDPASLVLRPNHLLFAEMIRWAKQAGFQALHLGGGTTRSNTDSLLAYKRSFSANQTFFGLGTSILDATIYERLTRQFERQHPETQMGHWFPLYRTPIRHLSPRREETS from the coding sequence ATGATGTCGTTAAGCGATGAACGGTTGATCCGGGATCCGCGCGAATGGGATGCACTCGTCGCGACCTATCAGCTCGATTGTTATTACGAACATGCTTACTTCGAACTCGCGAAGGAACACGACGAGATTCCTGAGTTATTTTATTATCCGACGGAGTTTGGGACGTTGATCTATCCGTACTTGCGGCGACGGATTCCAGGCACACTCTTTGAGGACATCACGACACCTTACGGCTATGGGGGTCCTTCCTTCAAAGGCATCTGGTCACTCGATCAGATTCGCGAAGCGCGCGAGCGATTCGAACGCTATTGCAATGAGACGGGAATCGTCACAGAGACGGTTCGCTTCCATCCACTCTTGCACAATCAAGAACTGGGTCAATACTGGTGCCATCAAACGGAGATCCTGCAGCCGACCGTGACACTGGAACTAACGGACCCGTTCGAGATGATCGAAAGCGACTTTTCGCAAATGACGCGACGCAACATCCGGAAGGCGCGTCGCGAAGGCGTCACGATTCGTCTGGGACGCCCGGAAGAATACCGGGACTTCGCGCGTCTCTATCAGATGACGATGGACAAACATCAAGCCGATGCCCGGTATTACTTTGATCAGACCTACTTCGATCACTTCGCGGACGGACGAATCAAAAATGTCCTGTTGCTTGCTGAACATGACGGACGGATCATCGCCGGATGTATCGTCTTGACTGGTCGCCAGTTCGCGCATTATCACCTCGGTGCGTCTGATCCCGCATCCTTAGTCCTTCGACCCAACCATCTGTTATTCGCGGAGATGATTCGTTGGGCAAAACAAGCCGGTTTTCAAGCGCTTCATCTCGGTGGAGGCACGACACGATCGAATACGGATAGCTTGCTTGCCTACAAACGATCCTTTAGTGCGAATCAAACGTTTTTTGGACTCGGCACGTCGATTCTGGATGCCACGATCTATGAGCGTCTAACGCGACAATTCGAACGACAACATCCGGAAACTCAAATGGGTCACTGGTTCCCGCTCTACCGGACACCGATTCGTCATCTGTCACCTCGAAGGGAGGAAACATCATGA
- a CDS encoding sugar transferase produces the protein MKRTFDFTVSLIAILILIPVYALVALVIYTKLGRPIFFNQVRPGYKGELFKIYKFRTMTNETDAEGKLLPDADRIPASLEWIRRLSLDEIPQFFNILRGQMSFVGPRPLLVSYLNHYTKEQMTRHDVLPGLTGWAQIHGRNATTWQQRLEQDQWYAANQTFRLDLYILFKTFKMVISSEGNSTAHQTGMGEFKGLDGGVPHDVVKR, from the coding sequence ATGAAACGCACATTCGACTTCACGGTTAGTCTTATCGCTATCTTGATCCTGATTCCCGTCTACGCCCTCGTCGCCTTAGTCATCTATACGAAGCTCGGTCGTCCGATTTTCTTCAATCAAGTCCGCCCGGGTTACAAGGGGGAGTTATTCAAAATCTACAAGTTCCGCACGATGACGAACGAAACGGATGCTGAGGGAAAACTTCTCCCGGATGCAGACCGGATTCCCGCATCACTCGAGTGGATTCGTCGCTTAAGCCTTGATGAGATTCCGCAGTTCTTTAACATTCTCCGCGGACAGATGAGCTTCGTCGGGCCGCGTCCGTTACTCGTCAGTTACTTGAACCACTATACGAAGGAGCAGATGACACGGCATGATGTCCTTCCTGGTCTGACGGGCTGGGCGCAGATTCATGGACGGAACGCGACGACGTGGCAACAACGACTCGAGCAAGATCAATGGTACGCAGCGAATCAGACATTCCGACTCGATCTCTATATCTTGTTCAAGACGTTCAAGATGGTCATCTCGTCAGAAGGGAACTCGACAGCTCATCAGACTGGGATGGGTGAGTTCAAGGGTCTCGACGGAGGTGTTCCCCATGATGTCGTTAAGCGATGA
- a CDS encoding oligosaccharide flippase family protein, translating into MKTVRLSRFNLIFIADTAYSLHQWMILTLLIKWSTPLNIGYFNYALAITAPIVMFCWLNASTILTAERAGLTNFWLFIKTRFSLLSAGVFVLLGVYYFFGEANILLLTLLVYLNKYMESFADLGYGFLQGHTAFKEVAISKIFRSLLNVSGAALVLFTTHSIQGFVIALITGNLIMLLVYDLPTIRRVGRGFDNQALDLRYRSGKELFLKAMPLGFVALLIALNANIPRLFVGHAIGTEELGYYASIAYLLVLGSLFIHSLIAVLLPNFSSETGERQSLPELRKLTRSMLLMTNVVGILLILGAIFFGKWGLTIFYNASFVKYHLIFVLMMVASLFFYNSTVIQALLTGFQQFRIQTLSIFGSVVVNLVACSLLIPLYGLYGATISYTLCAVTQIVLLLPALYRSLYPRNVALVVEQSS; encoded by the coding sequence ATGAAAACGGTCCGGCTGTCTCGCTTCAATCTCATTTTCATTGCGGATACAGCATATTCATTGCATCAATGGATGATTTTGACGCTCCTGATCAAATGGAGTACACCGCTCAATATCGGCTACTTCAATTACGCCCTTGCCATCACCGCACCAATCGTCATGTTCTGTTGGTTGAATGCCAGTACGATCCTGACGGCAGAGAGGGCTGGACTGACGAACTTCTGGCTCTTCATCAAGACCCGTTTTTCGCTCCTCTCGGCAGGTGTGTTCGTCCTCCTTGGTGTCTATTATTTCTTCGGTGAAGCGAACATCTTACTGCTGACGTTACTCGTCTATCTCAATAAATACATGGAGTCGTTCGCTGATCTCGGATACGGCTTCTTACAGGGACACACTGCCTTCAAGGAAGTCGCCATCTCGAAGATTTTTCGCAGTCTCCTGAACGTCTCAGGCGCAGCACTCGTCCTCTTTACGACCCATTCGATCCAGGGATTCGTCATCGCCTTGATCACTGGGAACTTGATCATGTTACTCGTCTACGATCTCCCGACGATTCGCCGGGTCGGTCGTGGTTTTGACAATCAAGCGCTCGACTTACGATATCGATCCGGTAAGGAGCTGTTCCTTAAAGCGATGCCACTCGGGTTCGTCGCTCTACTGATCGCCTTGAACGCGAACATCCCACGGTTATTCGTTGGACATGCGATCGGCACCGAAGAGCTCGGATATTATGCCAGCATCGCCTATCTACTCGTACTTGGTAGTCTGTTCATCCACTCTTTGATTGCTGTCTTATTGCCGAACTTCTCGTCAGAGACTGGAGAACGCCAAAGTTTACCGGAACTGCGCAAGCTGACACGGTCGATGTTACTGATGACGAACGTCGTCGGGATCCTCCTGATTCTTGGAGCAATCTTCTTCGGAAAGTGGGGTTTGACGATTTTCTACAATGCGTCGTTCGTCAAATATCATCTGATTTTCGTCTTGATGATGGTCGCGTCGTTGTTCTTCTATAATTCGACCGTCATTCAAGCACTACTGACCGGCTTCCAGCAGTTTCGAATCCAGACACTCTCGATCTTCGGCAGTGTCGTCGTCAATCTCGTCGCTTGTAGCCTCTTGATTCCGTTGTACGGACTATACGGGGCGACGATTTCATACACACTTTGCGCGGTCACTCAAATCGTCCTACTGTTACCCGCGCTCTATCGCTCCTTGTATCCACGAAACGTCGCCCTCGTCGTCGAACAAAGCAGTTAA
- a CDS encoding glycosyltransferase family 4 protein, with the protein MAPLKILQVCALDTTAETMLQPLLLALQNAGHDVGIACADTGASVKLAAKGFRMHDIPIERRIDWTSNWRTIREITRILKEDGYDAVHVHTPVAAALGRVAAKRAGTKHIVYTAHGFYFHEKMGRMTYQLTYSVEKWLARLATDYLLLQSEEDYQLAQRKRFKANTRLMHLGNGIDLTRFYPRPREAGAPFTFLFIGRIVEEKGILELLDAFEDVVYRHPEARLVIAGEMMASERDQKTKHLFLRRIREIPNVDYLGFVEDVPGLFQQVDAFVLPSHREGVPRSIIEAMASAKPVIATNIRGCREEVVEGKTGYLIEVRDITKLAKRMNTLVEHPDRANEMGRNGFDRAMKHFNEADVIKRQLDLFSAM; encoded by the coding sequence ATGGCGCCTCTAAAAATCCTTCAAGTCTGTGCTCTCGATACGACGGCAGAGACGATGTTGCAGCCGCTCTTACTCGCTTTACAAAATGCGGGGCACGACGTCGGCATCGCCTGTGCCGACACGGGTGCCTCGGTGAAACTGGCAGCAAAGGGATTCCGGATGCATGACATTCCGATCGAGCGGCGAATCGACTGGACGAGTAACTGGCGGACGATCCGTGAAATCACGCGAATCTTGAAAGAGGATGGTTACGACGCCGTCCATGTCCACACACCAGTCGCCGCTGCCCTTGGACGGGTCGCCGCCAAACGTGCCGGGACGAAGCATATCGTCTATACGGCACACGGTTTTTACTTTCACGAGAAGATGGGGCGGATGACGTATCAGCTAACGTATTCAGTCGAAAAGTGGTTGGCACGTCTCGCGACCGATTATCTGCTCCTTCAAAGCGAGGAAGATTATCAACTCGCCCAGCGCAAACGCTTTAAAGCGAATACCCGGCTGATGCATCTCGGAAATGGCATCGACTTGACCCGCTTCTACCCACGACCACGTGAAGCCGGAGCGCCGTTTACGTTCTTATTCATCGGTCGGATCGTCGAAGAGAAAGGAATTCTCGAACTGCTCGATGCATTCGAGGATGTCGTCTATCGTCACCCGGAAGCCCGTCTCGTCATTGCCGGTGAGATGATGGCAAGCGAGCGCGATCAGAAGACGAAACACTTATTCTTACGGCGGATCCGCGAGATTCCAAACGTCGACTACCTTGGATTCGTCGAAGACGTACCGGGTTTGTTCCAACAAGTCGATGCCTTCGTCTTACCGTCGCATCGCGAAGGCGTACCACGATCAATCATCGAAGCGATGGCGAGCGCAAAACCAGTCATCGCGACAAACATCCGCGGCTGTCGTGAGGAAGTCGTCGAGGGGAAGACAGGCTATCTCATCGAAGTCCGCGATATCACGAAGCTTGCCAAACGGATGAACACACTCGTCGAACATCCTGACCGTGCCAACGAGATGGGACGGAACGGATTTGACCGTGCCATGAAACATTTCAACGAAGCCGACGTCATCAAACGACAACTTGATCTCTTTTCAGCCATGTAA
- a CDS encoding NAD-dependent epimerase, protein MPNKTILITGIAGFIGFHAARRFIREGYRVIGLDEVNDYYDPTLKEARLAELGTNYTFYRVSLEETGDVARIFEQESIDLVLHLAAQAGVRYSIDRPDVYMTSNIVGFLSILEACRHHPVEQLIYASSSSVYGSNTKMPFATTDAVDHPLSLYAASKKANELMAHTYSSLYGIKTTGLRFFSVYGPWGRPDMALFKFTEAIAKGEPIDLYNYGEMGRDFTYVDDIIESIYRLFQTEPEVDATFDASNPLPDRSNVPYRVYNIGSHSPIRLSEFVALIERRLGKTAIKNGMPLQPGDVPESFADVSSLFETIGYRPQTTVEAGVNAFIDWYESHYLMKEEIQDGA, encoded by the coding sequence GTGCCGAATAAAACGATCTTAATCACTGGTATCGCTGGCTTCATTGGATTTCATGCCGCACGTCGTTTTATCCGGGAGGGTTACCGGGTCATCGGACTCGATGAAGTAAACGACTATTACGACCCGACGTTAAAAGAAGCCCGACTTGCTGAACTCGGCACGAACTACACGTTTTACCGGGTCTCGCTCGAAGAGACGGGAGACGTCGCGCGAATCTTTGAACAGGAATCAATTGATCTCGTTCTCCACTTGGCAGCACAGGCAGGCGTACGCTACAGCATCGACCGACCAGACGTCTACATGACATCAAACATCGTCGGTTTTCTCTCGATTCTAGAAGCGTGTCGCCATCATCCCGTCGAACAATTGATTTACGCTTCCTCAAGTTCCGTCTATGGATCGAATACGAAGATGCCGTTCGCGACGACGGATGCCGTCGATCATCCGCTAAGTCTTTATGCCGCTTCAAAGAAAGCGAACGAACTGATGGCGCATACGTATAGCAGCCTTTACGGCATCAAGACGACAGGGCTTCGCTTCTTCAGCGTCTACGGTCCATGGGGGCGCCCGGATATGGCACTGTTCAAATTCACGGAGGCAATTGCGAAGGGCGAACCAATCGATCTCTACAACTACGGCGAGATGGGACGGGACTTCACCTACGTCGACGATATCATCGAAAGCATCTATCGTCTGTTCCAGACTGAACCGGAAGTCGACGCGACGTTTGACGCGTCAAATCCCTTACCGGATCGTAGTAACGTCCCGTATCGCGTCTACAACATCGGTAGTCATAGCCCGATTCGCTTAAGTGAATTCGTCGCCTTGATTGAACGACGGCTCGGTAAGACGGCGATCAAGAACGGGATGCCGTTACAGCCGGGTGACGTCCCGGAAAGTTTCGCCGATGTCTCCTCACTATTTGAGACAATCGGCTACCGACCACAGACGACGGTCGAAGCTGGTGTCAATGCATTCATCGACTGGTACGAGAGCCATTACTTGATGAAGGAGGAAATCCAAGATGGCGCTTAA
- a CDS encoding nucleotide sugar dehydrogenase has translation MNKAVKHIVDTTAAHTGALPIANRSIAVVGLGYVGLPVAVAFGEKTGVIGFDIKEQRIQELQEGIDATLELSPFTLKNATVDYVSDPSALQASDFIIIAVPTPINAQNQPDLTPLLRASHLVGRQLNKGDIVVYESTVYPGATEEDCIPVLEEASGLCAGVDFFVGYSPERINPGDHEHTFKTIKKIVSAQDEQTLDIVAEVYEAVVEAGVHRASSIKVAEAAKIIENTQRDLNIALMNELAIIFDRMNIDTLEVLEAAGTKWNFLPFRPGLVGGHCIGVDPFYLTMKAESLGYHPEVILAGRRINDTMGRFIATALVKNLIKQNMPVLGARVTILGLSFKENVSDIRNSKVANLVHEIEEFGIDVQVTDRLVEKSEAKREYGIDLLEMSELKPADVVIFAVSHEEYVEGGWNLAQHLLKVGRGIVVDIKGMLPRAEQPEGVHVWRL, from the coding sequence ATGAACAAGGCAGTCAAACACATCGTAGATACGACAGCAGCCCATACGGGTGCACTTCCCATTGCCAACCGTTCGATTGCCGTCGTCGGACTCGGCTACGTCGGACTTCCCGTTGCCGTTGCGTTCGGTGAAAAGACGGGCGTGATCGGCTTTGACATCAAGGAACAACGAATCCAAGAACTTCAAGAAGGCATCGACGCGACACTCGAACTGAGTCCCTTCACGTTGAAGAACGCAACCGTCGATTATGTCTCAGATCCATCGGCACTGCAGGCGAGCGACTTCATCATCATCGCCGTTCCGACCCCGATCAATGCACAGAACCAGCCGGACCTGACACCACTCTTACGGGCGTCGCACCTCGTGGGTCGCCAGCTCAATAAAGGCGACATCGTCGTCTACGAGTCGACCGTCTACCCAGGAGCTACGGAAGAAGATTGTATCCCGGTTCTTGAAGAAGCGTCCGGCTTATGCGCTGGTGTCGACTTCTTCGTCGGCTACTCACCGGAGCGGATCAACCCGGGTGACCATGAGCACACGTTCAAGACGATTAAAAAAATCGTCTCCGCCCAAGATGAACAAACACTGGATATCGTCGCGGAAGTTTATGAAGCTGTCGTCGAAGCCGGTGTCCACCGTGCCTCATCGATCAAGGTCGCGGAAGCAGCAAAAATCATCGAAAACACACAACGCGACCTCAACATCGCCTTGATGAACGAACTCGCAATCATCTTCGACCGGATGAACATCGATACGCTCGAAGTCCTCGAAGCAGCCGGTACGAAATGGAACTTCCTCCCGTTCCGTCCGGGTCTCGTCGGCGGTCACTGTATCGGTGTCGATCCGTTCTATCTGACGATGAAGGCGGAGTCACTCGGCTACCATCCGGAAGTCATCCTTGCCGGTCGCCGGATCAACGATACGATGGGGCGTTTCATCGCCACAGCGCTCGTCAAGAACCTGATCAAACAGAACATGCCGGTGCTCGGCGCCCGGGTCACCATTCTTGGATTATCGTTCAAAGAAAACGTCAGCGACATCCGCAACTCGAAAGTTGCGAACCTCGTTCATGAAATCGAAGAGTTCGGAATCGACGTCCAAGTGACGGACCGACTCGTCGAAAAGAGTGAGGCAAAACGTGAGTACGGGATCGACTTACTCGAGATGAGTGAACTCAAACCAGCCGACGTCGTCATCTTTGCCGTCTCACACGAAGAATACGTTGAAGGTGGTTGGAATCTGGCACAACACTTACTGAAGGTCGGTCGCGGCATCGTCGTCGACATCAAAGGCATGTTGCCACGAGCAGAACAACCGGAGGGGGTCCACGTATGGCGCCTCTAA
- a CDS encoding phenylacetate--CoA ligase family protein, with product MALKENIYYRSPIFIQNWLTSLYGRKLMQERYGHFYEQKMKELRMKDRTRDYQAEQLERLNAFLAFVVAHTPYYRQLFHEHDIQLPFTSLEQLKTIPILEKETLRQNNDAFMSRVDAPVRGRTGGTSGKSLQVAFMREDVQERMAHLDYFKELHGFKAGMRRASFTGRTLTAVDQTKPIFWRMNRPLNQLLVSIFHMKEENFPAYIEELNRFQPRALDGTPTAMVEIARYMLKHHIKLDIPLIAIFPTSETVTEEMRSILEEAFGVPVFDQYGSSEGAPIISECRHHKLHLHHETGIIEPYGEDGEVVVTCFTTRGTPLIRYRIGDRMTLSDETCNCGLNGPVIASIDGRGTSYIVSEKRGKVFEGDITTIARELPNSVLRLQVEQHALNHVTLRYIPDAKRFQPKHEQILLNEMRKLLGSEMKIVLEPVEHVKQEPNGKTLIVKQSMK from the coding sequence ATGGCGCTTAAAGAGAATATCTACTATCGCTCTCCAATTTTCATCCAAAATTGGCTGACCTCGTTATACGGTCGGAAGTTGATGCAAGAACGCTACGGTCACTTCTATGAGCAAAAGATGAAGGAGCTCCGGATGAAGGACCGGACGCGGGATTACCAAGCGGAACAACTCGAACGTCTGAATGCCTTTCTCGCGTTTGTTGTGGCGCATACACCGTATTACAGACAACTCTTTCACGAACATGACATCCAGTTACCGTTTACGTCACTCGAGCAGCTGAAGACGATTCCGATCCTTGAAAAAGAGACGCTTCGCCAAAACAATGATGCGTTCATGTCCCGTGTCGATGCGCCGGTCCGCGGACGGACAGGAGGAACGAGCGGAAAGTCGCTCCAAGTCGCGTTCATGCGCGAGGATGTCCAGGAACGGATGGCCCATCTTGATTACTTCAAGGAACTCCACGGTTTCAAGGCCGGAATGCGCCGGGCAAGCTTCACCGGTCGGACGCTGACAGCCGTCGATCAAACGAAACCGATCTTCTGGCGGATGAACCGGCCACTCAATCAGTTGCTCGTCTCGATCTTTCACATGAAGGAAGAGAACTTCCCAGCTTATATCGAGGAGCTGAATCGTTTTCAACCACGCGCACTCGACGGAACACCGACGGCGATGGTCGAAATCGCCCGTTATATGCTGAAACACCACATTAAACTGGATATCCCGCTGATTGCCATCTTCCCGACATCAGAAACGGTGACGGAGGAGATGCGCTCCATCCTTGAGGAAGCGTTCGGCGTCCCGGTCTTTGATCAATACGGTTCCTCGGAAGGGGCACCAATCATCTCAGAGTGTCGCCATCATAAACTGCATCTGCACCACGAAACTGGCATCATCGAACCGTATGGAGAGGACGGAGAAGTCGTCGTCACCTGTTTTACGACACGCGGCACACCGCTGATTCGTTACCGGATCGGTGACCGGATGACACTTAGTGACGAGACATGCAATTGCGGTTTGAATGGTCCTGTCATCGCTTCGATCGACGGACGGGGAACGAGCTACATCGTCAGTGAGAAGCGCGGCAAAGTCTTCGAAGGAGACATCACGACGATTGCCCGGGAACTGCCGAACTCAGTCTTACGGCTCCAAGTCGAGCAGCATGCGCTCAATCACGTGACACTCCGCTATATTCCGGATGCGAAACGTTTCCAACCGAAGCACGAACAGATTCTCTTGAACGAAATGCGCAAGTTACTCGGCTCCGAGATGAAAATCGTCCTCGAACCCGTCGAACACGTCAAACAAGAACCGAACGGAAAAACATTGATCGTCAAACAGTCGATGAAATAG
- a CDS encoding aminotransferase class I/II-fold pyridoxal phosphate-dependent enzyme, with protein sequence MKHIPLSIPHLSGQEARYVTEALETNWVAPLGPNVDAFERDMQAYTGAGATLATSSGTAAIHLALATLGVTTGDDVFCQSLTFIASTNPIRYVGARPVLIDSEEETWNMSPVALRRALIQAATRGRLPKAVIVVHLYGVAAQIEEIAAICEEYDVPLIEDAAESLGTRVNGRMTGTFGTFGIYSFNGNKIITTSGGGMLVANDPALIERAFYLGTQARQQVLHYEHTEVGYNYRMSNVAAGIGRGQLEVLDQRVDARRKIFDRYDRAFAPDGVTSQAEQPGTFANRWLSAFLLPGGQAQRDAMIQTLQQANAESRPVWKPMHLQPVYRDVPFVTAEGVDVSRRLFEDGICLPSASQMTFTEQAVVIRNVRHALQTTVRRNVQS encoded by the coding sequence ATGAAACACATCCCACTCTCCATCCCGCATTTAAGTGGTCAAGAAGCCCGTTATGTCACCGAGGCACTCGAGACGAACTGGGTCGCCCCTCTTGGACCAAATGTCGATGCCTTTGAACGAGATATGCAAGCGTACACAGGAGCTGGTGCAACGCTTGCGACGAGCAGTGGGACAGCAGCGATCCATCTGGCGCTCGCGACACTTGGTGTCACGACGGGGGATGATGTCTTCTGTCAGTCCTTGACGTTCATTGCCTCGACGAATCCGATTCGGTATGTCGGAGCGCGACCTGTATTGATCGACTCGGAAGAAGAGACCTGGAACATGTCGCCTGTCGCACTCCGGCGGGCGTTGATCCAGGCGGCAACACGTGGTCGACTTCCGAAGGCTGTCATCGTCGTTCATCTGTACGGTGTCGCCGCGCAAATCGAGGAGATTGCTGCGATCTGTGAAGAGTACGATGTTCCGTTGATCGAGGATGCTGCAGAATCACTCGGGACTCGTGTCAACGGGCGGATGACCGGAACGTTCGGAACGTTCGGAATCTATTCATTCAATGGCAACAAAATCATCACGACGTCAGGCGGCGGGATGCTTGTCGCCAATGATCCGGCTCTGATCGAACGTGCCTTTTATCTCGGAACACAGGCGCGACAGCAGGTCTTGCATTATGAGCATACGGAAGTCGGCTACAATTACCGAATGAGTAATGTCGCTGCCGGGATCGGACGGGGACAGCTCGAAGTCCTCGATCAACGCGTCGACGCACGGCGGAAAATCTTTGATCGCTACGACCGTGCCTTTGCCCCGGACGGCGTCACGTCGCAAGCCGAGCAGCCTGGAACATTCGCCAACCGCTGGCTCAGTGCCTTTCTTTTACCGGGTGGTCAAGCGCAACGCGATGCGATGATTCAGACACTGCAACAAGCGAATGCCGAGTCTCGCCCGGTCTGGAAACCGATGCACTTACAACCCGTCTATCGCGACGTACCATTCGTCACAGCAGAAGGGGTTGACGTCAGCCGTCGTTTGTTTGAAGACGGTATCTGCCTTCCGTCTGCTTCACAAATGACGTTCACTGAACAAGCCGTCGTCATCCGAAACGTTCGTCATGCTTTACAGACGACCGTACGCCGGAACGTCCAGTCATGA